From Vigna angularis cultivar LongXiaoDou No.4 chromosome 11, ASM1680809v1, whole genome shotgun sequence:
CTGAACGACCAGGAGAGTTAATTGCTTACTACAAAATTGCACGTAAGagtatttttctgttttcctGTTATGTGTTCTCTTTTTGAAAGGAATATTCAATTGATACATTTATCAGGTCATTACAAGTGGGCTTTAGATCAACTGTTCTACAAGCATAACACGTAATTATTTTATAGGCCTATTCTTACCATATTAACGtccatattttgttttgttcttaccttgtcttttttgttttaaggaGAAGAGAATTTGGGTCCGTGGAAGAATAAAGTTGCACAAGTAGATGTTACCATGGTGGTTGGGACATTGCAAATCGACATTATTGGGCCGTAAAAACTACAATGCTTCATTTTCATCGTGTTTTCAAATGACTGATGCTAATTTATTATGTATCTTCTCATCTCATTCCTGTTATATTTGACACTCTAGTATGTTGTTCATAGAATATCCATATATATTTCTTACAGTTTCACTTAGGTGTGTTTAATGGGAAGTAATCCTTGCTAGGATTCGATGGTCTCAAAAATGATAATAGCTTCCAGTCAACTTGGGTGTTCAGAGGAGATAATCACCATTGATGTTGTTCTTTCCGTCCAAGTAAATCTTTTTTCCCTAGTCATTGCTATTGTTTTGTAAACAAATTTCATACATTTTTgttaaaatcttttattattttgctgaaattgggaaatgttaaaatgaaatttatcagTATATCATCTCAAAAGTATAGTTAAACATTAATGTATAGAGTAGTTGACCTTAATTATATCATTATGTATaagttgtttaaattaattgtcACTACATGTGTTCAAATTTTAGAGAGGCAGCTAAATTTGGCTTGAGCTATAATAACAAAGTTTCTGAATGAAGATAGATAATCTAAATGTACATAGATAATATAAAACATGAAcaagtttgtttcatttttttattggattggCTTTCAAATCTAAAACCCATAAACAATTcaacttaataatttaatttcagttttagTTGGATTGATTGGTTTAGTGTTATGAAGTgatgctatttttttttatttttgacagGCCTATACAACCATGAGATTATGTTCTTCAAGCCTGCCACATTATCGTTTCTCCTTATGGCAACCATGTAATTATGAGGGTTTCGTTTTACACGGGTTTAATATTAGATTAGATAGTTTTAtgtacaaataatatattaaatattattacatgatttaatgtatgaaatgaatttcattttgtttgttcaattaaATATGTTCATTAAGAGagtatattgattataaattgattgaataAGATCATAATacagaaaaattaattgaatgttaaatataaatatataattttattttttattttttaaaaatgattttccGGCGGTTTTGAAAAACCTCAGGTAATTATCGGCGGTTTCGTGAAAATCCCTGTAAGTACCGGTGGTTTTGGGAACTCTTAGTGATTACTGGCGGTTTTTGTGAAAACCCCTACCAGTACCGGCGGTTTTTGTGAAAACCCCTGCTAGTACCGGCATTTTGAAAACTCCCGGAAATAACCGTTGGTAATTGTGACGCTGGTTTTCCCAATGGTTTTTGTAATCGTGGGAAACATATTTAGCGGGGGTTTTAACCCCggtaatgaaaaaaaaaacccctgCTAAAATTGGACATTTTTGTAGTGCTAGTACGTAATAGATGTTTTTGTACCCGAGAGACCGAAGGATGTTTTCAAGAATAGTTAGTGTTTTGGTgtgaaattttgtgaaaattcaTGGTTATTCAATATTTGTATTCtgatacacaaatacaaaataaccaaaattatgtattttgatAACCATTTCTTTGACATACTTTTAATGacattttacttaattttcatCTTTAAGAACTAAAACACATATAACACCGATGTTATAATTTCAATGCAATTAAATACATAGAACTTACACCGAAGATGCATAGAGCATCAAACAGCTTGTTatcaataattttcattctgcTGGTTGTTTATATGAGTAATCAATTTGATTAAACGCTTACGTAACAAGTTTGTAtcataacaaattataaaaagaacATAAATAAAATCGTACACTCTCTTGAAATCATGGGATAAATGGAATGCCTGTGCCTGGTAACCATGATCTTCCACCAATGAAATTTTCAACTGTGAATTTTGAAGCTTCGGTTGAACTTGTTATGGAATGGAAGCCACGCCATTTCACTCTATCTCTTGTGGAAGCCCTAGGACCAAGGTTCTTGAACTCTCCATAGTACAAAGTCTGAAGGGCAAAATCGTCTTTCCACTCCAACCACCCTGCAGGGTCAATCAATCGATCAAGGTAAGTTTGCAAGAACACTGTCCTCGAATACTCCCTCCATGGCCTTCCCAAGAATGTTTTGAAGGAACTCAGCTCTGGGGCTAGGTCTTCTGCAGCCATAACACGTGAATTCTCAATGCAAATCCCAGTGTTCTGATTTGGATCTGTTCTACCTTGTGCTGTTATGAcgtttttctgtttttgcattGGCCTTCTTGCATAAATGTTGCAGGATTGGAAGACCACAGCAGCGTTGCCAAAGATGAAATCGACGGTGCCATAGATGTAGCAATCTCTGTAGAACTGTCTCTGTGAGTGCACATACAGAGTGTCTTGGTAGCCCTCAAAGCCACACCGATAGAACACCGAGAGGTCACCACCACAACGCACCGCCACCGCTTGATGCTTCTCTGCTCCTGCAGTGTTGCGAAATGTGATGCCACGTCCAATGAATCCATCTCCTCTAACCGCTGtaaaaattacaactttaatCATCATTCTCTCTTTTAATTACTgggtatatatatattgttcttaaacaaaacaaatttcttacCAACGGTTGCCGAATCAAAAGTGGTCCAACCTCCTCCAACACTTCGACTACCAGAAATGATGGTGAGTTTCATACCATCACCATACAGCATAACATTCTTCATGGAACTCTCAATCTCAATGTTTTCATTGTAAACCCCACGTTTCACATATATCGCAAACCTCTTTTGGCTCATCTTGGGGACTACTTTCAAAGCTTCTTTGATGGTCTCGAAGTTCCCGGAACCATCTTTAGCCACCACAACATCTGGTGTCAAAGATGGTGGTGATGACTCCAGAAGCTTCCTATCATGGGGAGATAACCATCTGGGGAAGCCATTTTTGTGAGTCTTTGGAGGAATGAAGGAAGAAGCGTTGTTAAGAGCCAAAAAGTCACTTATGATCTCTGAGATGTTCTTGTTGGGAATGAGGGGTAGAACGTTGTCGATAACTCGAAGCTCGTGGAACCCTGTCTGGCATGTGTCGATGTTGGTTAGGGCTGTGCTGAGCCATGTTTGGAGATCATAGCTTGTGCTTTGTTTGGTAGGGTTAAGTGCTTGGTTGAGAAGGTTGATGGTGTCTTGGTAGAGGGTTACGCAGTTTGACCATGCTGTTTTTTCTTGCTTGCTTCTGCATTTGGCTCCCAACCACATGATCTGAATCTGGGCTTCCACCGATTGCTGCATTGCAATTCTGAGGATGAGGTTCTTGAACTGAAATGCAGTTTTTGGGATACCGTCTTGATGAGGGTCGTGATTTATGAAGGAAAAATAATGCTTGCATGTTTGAGGATGTGGGGTTTTGTTGCACCAAAAATCAATGGCGTTAGGGAAAATATTGCTTGAAGGGGCCGTGGAAGACAGAGAAAACAAGGATATGAAGACAGTGATGATTAAGGTAAGGCTTTTCGCCATTGTTGCTGAGTTTTCTCTTAGCTAGGTAAATAATGGCATAATTAATGTTTGTGACACTGTTAATTAGGGTTCTTATGTAAAGGTATAAATAGTTTAAAAGTTGCTCAAAATCAACAGCAATTCGGTGTTTGATGCCGGCAAGGTTAATTTGTAGATGGATGAAAGTGATGGTTTAACATccataattaaagaaaaataaaatttggttaaacATTACATATACATTATGAGAatgaagattatatatatacttataaaacCCACACTGGAAAATCTTTCAAACACAATGTATTCTGACTCACTTTTCAAAACCAGTAAAACATATCTGTAAAATGTCTAACCATTATATCAACGGGGTAATTTTTGAAAGAATATGATAGATATATGCACACAGCGTTTCCAATTAAATTAGTTATGTTTTGACCTCATGAAGAACGTTGAAGGCTGTGGTTAATGCAATGTTTAAACGGATTTTGACTGATATATAACTTCATTTTAAGCATATTTCTTGGGAATGCCAAAGGGCAGTCACATATACCTCTATGGTTGACTATAGGTTTATCAATTAAttcaaacattatttaaaaatgggtatttttacataatagtctttttaattattgtacttcctattgtatttttatttttcacaatcaaaatttatatacattttacattttttcttacACTTTTGACATAATCAAACATCTTAGCAGAAGAATATGAATTGTAGCGTTCCATCTATgcttattatgtaaaaatattatctaaaggtgaaaaaaacttttgaatattttatgttCACGAATGTCTTGTTTAAAGCGACAATTCTTGTATTTATGagtttctttttgttatttagTTAATGTACTTCTTTAAACTTGTTTTagtatatatttgtttaagatCAAGTGGTATAGTCTACTcctaagaaaaaaatagtaatttcctatatttttctaatgaaaCAACATTTGTGAAGGGGAAAAAtgagacaaaattaaaataaaaaataaaaaatagtatatgtTTCCAAACGATAAatgaataacaataataaataacagTATAAACAGCGTACGAAAGAATATCAACAATATGCGTTTTTACACAAACTACAACATGTGAAAACTTAGTTTGAACTAGCAAAGGCTCAAAGCCCAGAGGTAAATGGCACAGTTGTGGAGCCCAACCATGTTGGGCCTGCAAGGAGGCGTGTGACGGTAAATTGAGACGCTTCAGCAGGGCTTGTGATCACATGAAACCCGGGCCATTTCACTCTATTGGTTGTAGATGCACCGGGCCCATAGTTTTGATATTCACCATAATAAAGTGTGTCTTGGGCAAAATTAGAATCACCCCATGGGGACCAGCCCAATGGGCTCACCAAGGTGTCCATGAAAGTTTTCATGACCACAACTCTGGAGTATTGTTGCCAAGGCCTACCCAAGAAGGTGTTGTATTTGTCAACAACGGGCCTGAGGTCTGGGGCAGCCCGAATTTGAGAATTGTGGATTGAAATCCCAGTGTTCTGAAACGGGTCACCTCGGCCTTGGGCCGTGATCATGTTGGCTTGGCCCTCTAAGGGTTTTCTGGCGTAAATGTAACAGTTTTGCAACACCACTGCTGCATTGCCAAATATGAAGTCAACGGTGCCGTAGATGTAGCATTGCCTGTAAAATTGGCGCTGTGCATGGGCCATGAGCGTGTCTTGGAAGCCCATGATGGCGCACCGGTAGAAGACGGAGAGATCGGAGGCTGACCGGAGCGCCACCGCTTGACCCTTTTGAGCTCCGGCGGTGTTTTGGAAGGTGATGTCCCTTGCGATGAAGTGGAGACCATCTATGCCTGAAATTCAGTAATTCAAGAGTAAAGTTAGGATTTTTCATCTATGAACAACGTAAAAGgaataataagaagaaaaagaaaagatgaaaaatcaCTCACCAGCAGTTGCAGAGCTATAAGTGGTGTAACCCTGTTGAACACTTCTGCTACTCGTGATTACAGTGTTTCTGATTCCATCACCAACCAGCATGATGTTGTCATTGTGCACAGCAACCTCGATATTCTCCTTGTAAACCCCTTTCTTCACATGTATCACAAACCTCGTCTTCACCTTCCTGTTTGCAGCAGAATTGAGAGCATCTTGCACGGTTCTGAAATCCCCAGAACCATCTTTTGCCACCACTGCCTGAGCCTTTATCGTTCTGGACTGCAACAGTTTCCTCTCTGGCTTTGAAAACCAACTTGGAAACGCTTCTTCGTGAGCCGTTTCCGTGTGATGATCGTGTTTCATGAAGTCCATGTTGATGGCCAAGCTGTTCCTTATCATCTCAGTcacattgttgttgttgttggaatCTTCAACACCAAGTTCGATTTTTCCATCTTGACACGTTTGAATGTTAGTGAGGGCAGTGCTGAGCCATGTCTGTGCATCAACCGAGGAGCAGTTCTTGTTCCCGTGGAAGCACTCGAGGGTGCGATTGAGGTGGAAGATGGTTTTTCCATAGAGCTTCACGCAATCACCGTGCACGGTTCTGTGATTCTTTGTTGGCATGCTGGTTTGATCAGAGTGAAGTGCTTCTTTCTGCATGATGAGAGCCTGGTTTAGGGCATGTTCAACGAGCATTCCTCGGAAGATAGTTCTGTGCTTGATCAATGTGAAACGGTGGCTCTTCGTTTGAGTGGCGGTGATGTAGTATTTGCATGGCACGGGGTGTGGAGTTAGGTTGCACCACCAATCTATGTTGCTGGATGAAGCTGGTGCTGTTCTTGATGAGGCTACTGAGAAGATTGAAAACATGAATAGGAGGAGTGTGATGCTTATTTTTGCAATAAGGGTTTCCATTTCTGGTGGAGATTGAAGAAATTAACAATGAGAGTTGTATGTATGAGAATTGTAGTACTTTCACAACAGGTAATGTTTGATATGTTTTTGGTTTGTAATGGTTCTGCTGATGAGATTGtgttggatatatatatatatatatatatatatatatatatatatatatatatatctccaAGGTGGATGTGGAGTGTGGAAGGGGTAAACGTGTGAGCTGAATGGAAGAACGAAATGCAGTTGGAAGAAAGAATGAAAGGATCATAACATTGTTTTTCAATTGCTTGAATATCAGTGCAAGTGAATTAGGGTTTGCTCAAGTGTAACTGTGTTTGCAAGAAAAACAAGTGTCTTGTGATCTTGACAGAGAGATATCTCTCCGAAGCTTACTTGTTAATGTTCTGGTGACGGCTGTGACAACAGAAGCACAacattaaactttaatttttgaGGATAATATGGTTGATTTGGTCTGAAGTTGTATGCTATGGTTTCACATGCATGTACGATGTggcaaaagaaaaattgaatatattatcCTATATTGAGGAGACTTGTTCGGGCATAGGAGAAGGAGTAGTTTCTTTGAACGTAGAAATCATTTTCACTTGCTGAGGTTGTACTCGCATGCTTCATTTTCAAGCATATGTGTTTTATCTGAAATTTTAGGGTAACCCATGTGCAGTGGTTTGAGTAATAAGCAAAATTGTGTATGTGCCATTTTGACGAAAAAAAACATTGTATATTTTAATGCCATTGCTAAGATATGCACTATGTATATCTTTTAACGATATTTTGGTTGGTaggtttctttgtttttttttttttttggcttagTCGTCTAAACGAGCAAAAAAGCTTAATTTAAGTGGATCTTTTCAAATGGATATATGAAAAATGGTGGGCACACCCAAAGAGAAAGATAAAGGAGACGAAACCAGCTTGTATGGGaccaaatttcaataaatatataaggaTTAAGTTTTAcactatatatgtatattacgtgatacaaacatataatagaaaaatacttttatataatatattaaaaaatattacatattcaaACTTCGAAACATAATGAATAGTGAATGTTCAACACATTCTTAGATAATATAGAAGAGAAGGATTTATCTTTGATTGGAAGATACATGGTATAAAGTAAATGGTATATCCATGAACAGAATTGATAGAGCATACTTGTGTTCTCATGATTGGATAAATCTCTGGCCAAATAGTAAATAAGGGGTTCTTGATAAAACACTATATTTGATCATCgtggttttattttaaaaatcacataaattGGGACCCTAAATCTTTTAGGATGTTGGATGCATGAATTTATTGGATGATGAATTGATCCAACGATTATGGAATAGCTACAAATATAAGGGACAAGTAACAAGGAGGTCTTGGGGGAAATAAGTCAgataaacacaattaaaaaaattagtgaacGGGAGTGTgccatttaaaattattatctttaaatgATAATATGACATCAACATCAAGTTTTACAAAAAAGAGGTTCTGGGAGTGTGACAAGAGTAAAAGTTTAAGattaaacaatttcaaatttacTAAGAATCAttggaatgaaaataataattaaaagaatatcgATCTATTTATTTGGTAGGTTGATTATAGTAAAATCATATCAAAGGTGACAAGTAGATCGAAGAAAGTACTCAAAACAGATGACACCCAACCAAGGTTTTAGACAAATGAAGCAATTTATGGGGTAAGAGATATGAAGAAAAGTTGTTTGGTCCTGAAATTAGATTATGAAAAAGCTTATCATTCAGAAAATTGAGACCCATATGGTAGAAAAACTtggattttataaaaaaatggattAATAGGATAAAAAGATTCCACACATATTGGCTTTTGATGATGaatgattaataattaatagaaaaagtttTAATCATTAATTCTTGCACAACATAATTGATAAACaaatgtttaaatcattaatcATGTTTGTGTTAAATGTATTAATCATGAGAGGATGAATGGAATAAGCCAATATATCAAGAATCTATATTTATGGTAATATTAATAGATTATATAAGTAATCTAATCTATTAAAAGAAGCCAGAAtacatagaaagaaaaaatagggCAAAActatctattataataaattacataagttGCATAGTCAATTAAAACAGAGAgatatacataattttaatcgattacataattggcataatcgattacatttgttagaaaaggaaaattaaagTGAAACAAGACATAGTgtagttttaatcgattacataattgGCATATTCgattaaacaaaaacaatagtCTAATACATTATGCTTATAACCTAATCTGTTAGGTTAGTTGAAAGAAGCAATATTAAGTATAATTGTCAATATAATTGATAATATAAgtgacataatcgattaaaacaaaaaaaaagtataatcgattatgatattaatataatcaattaaattgcGACAGAATCtgattttctatataaatcAGATTAGAGACCTGACTCTTTAAcgttttaatagaaaaatactAACATTCTCTTTGAGTTTTGAGTACAAACATTCTCAAGAAGAGTTCTTGGAGGTTCCCTACAACAAATCTCCCAGTTCTCACAAACAAAAACTGGAAAAGATGGAGTACATAGATGAGAGTCTTATTCAAGTTTCAAGATGTCAGCAATGTTGTGGAGGAAATTGGACCAGAGCCTGATCTTGGTGATTCAGAGGATCGGAAGGCTGCATTCAAAAGAAAGGACAACAAAGCCTTGTTCATCATTCATCAGTGTGTGGATGATTCCCACTTTGAGAAGATTCAAAATGTTGTGACAACAAGGGAGACATGGAACATATTGGTAAGGTGTCATGCAAGAGGAGAGAAGATAAAGAAGGTAAGGCTCCAGACCTTGAGGAGGCAGTACGAGCTCTTATAGATGGAAGATGGTGAGAAGGTGAGTGAATATTTCAATAAGATCTTGACCATTACAAACCAAATGAAAGGTTGTGATGAGTCAATTAGTGACCTTAAGATAGTCGAGAAGATCATGAGATCACTGCCTCAAAGATTCGACTGCATTGTGGTGGCAATATAGGAGTCCAGAGATCttgaaaaactgaaaattgaGGAACTTCAAAGTTCATTGGAGGCACATGAAATGCGAATGTTGGAGAGAAACCCCATCAAGAATGACGAACAAGCACTGAAGGCACATCATTCCAAGAATGAAGGGAGAAAGAAATTCAAGAAATGGAAGGGGAAATCAGAAAAAGGTAAGTGGAAGAATGATCATTGTGCAGATAATCAAGATGAGAAGTTTGATTTAGTGGAAGAAAAAGGCAAATTTGAGAGAAatctgaagaagaaagataagAGAAGTATTGAGTGCTTCAACTGCCACAAACTGGGACATTATTCGTATGAATATTTTTCCAACAAAggaaagtagaagaagaagtatCAGAATAAGGAAGCATATCTTGCTCAGGAAGACTCAAACTTAGAGCCTTTAACTTTAATGGTAACAACCACTATTGAATCTTGATGTTCTCAGGTTAAGTCTTGGTATCTCAATTTTGGGTTGCTCGAATCATATGACATGTTATAAGGAATGGCTAATAAATCTTAATGAAACAAAGAAAAGCAAAGTAAAATTTACATATGATAGTGCCCTGAAGGTTGAAGGAGTGAGAGATGTGGTCATCAAAAGGAAGAATGGATCCACATGTTATCATCACCAATGTGTTGCTGGTTCCaacaatgaaatgcaatttACTCAGCATTGGACAATTGGTAAAGAAAGGTTATACGGTGATCATGGGAAATCATGACAGAGTTGAACTGTTTGACAACAACAAGAAGTTGATCTTGACTAGCAAGATCTCAAAGAACAGAACTTTCCAAGTTAGCCTGGATGTAGTAGAGAGTCTACAATGTTTGTCTACTgtgaaggatgaagaaagtCGAAGGTGGCACCTACGGTTCGCCCACCTGAACTTCAGAGACCTGCGACAACTTGGAGAGAAAGCTTTGGTGTCAGGTATGCCGAACGTCTCTCTTCTTGATAATGTTTTTGAATCTTGTTTGACAGGAAAGCAAACCCGAAGACCATTCCACTCACAATTGCAGACGAGATCAAAAGAATGCCTAGAAGTTGTGCATTCGGATATCTGTGGTCTATTCAAGGTGCCCTCATTG
This genomic window contains:
- the LOC108347803 gene encoding pectinesterase, which encodes MAKSLTLIITVFISLFSLSSTAPSSNIFPNAIDFWCNKTPHPQTCKHYFSFINHDPHQDGIPKTAFQFKNLILRIAMQQSVEAQIQIMWLGAKCRSKQEKTAWSNCVTLYQDTINLLNQALNPTKQSTSYDLQTWLSTALTNIDTCQTGFHELRVIDNVLPLIPNKNISEIISDFLALNNASSFIPPKTHKNGFPRWLSPHDRKLLESSPPSLTPDVVVAKDGSGNFETIKEALKVVPKMSQKRFAIYVKRGVYNENIEIESSMKNVMLYGDGMKLTIISGSRSVGGGWTTFDSATVAVRGDGFIGRGITFRNTAGAEKHQAVAVRCGGDLSVFYRCGFEGYQDTLYVHSQRQFYRDCYIYGTVDFIFGNAAVVFQSCNIYARRPMQKQKNVITAQGRTDPNQNTGICIENSRVMAAEDLAPELSSFKTFLGRPWREYSRTVFLQTYLDRLIDPAGWLEWKDDFALQTLYYGEFKNLGPRASTRDRVKWRGFHSITSSTEASKFTVENFIGGRSWLPGTGIPFIP
- the LOC108347802 gene encoding pectinesterase produces the protein METLIAKISITLLLFMFSIFSVASSRTAPASSSNIDWWCNLTPHPVPCKYYITATQTKSHRFTLIKHRTIFRGMLVEHALNQALIMQKEALHSDQTSMPTKNHRTVHGDCVKLYGKTIFHLNRTLECFHGNKNCSSVDAQTWLSTALTNIQTCQDGKIELGVEDSNNNNNVTEMIRNSLAINMDFMKHDHHTETAHEEAFPSWFSKPERKLLQSRTIKAQAVVAKDGSGDFRTVQDALNSAANRKVKTRFVIHVKKGVYKENIEVAVHNDNIMLVGDGIRNTVITSSRSVQQGYTTYSSATAGIDGLHFIARDITFQNTAGAQKGQAVALRSASDLSVFYRCAIMGFQDTLMAHAQRQFYRQCYIYGTVDFIFGNAAVVLQNCYIYARKPLEGQANMITAQGRGDPFQNTGISIHNSQIRAAPDLRPVVDKYNTFLGRPWQQYSRVVVMKTFMDTLVSPLGWSPWGDSNFAQDTLYYGEYQNYGPGASTTNRVKWPGFHVITSPAEASQFTVTRLLAGPTWLGSTTVPFTSGL